Proteins from a genomic interval of Stigmatopora nigra isolate UIUO_SnigA chromosome 19, RoL_Snig_1.1, whole genome shotgun sequence:
- the fnip1 gene encoding folliculin-interacting protein 1 isoform X5: MPPTLFQKLFNKRSAFSPPPQRCNKDEPAFSWPIPQLEPAHIRLIVYQDCERRGRNVLFDSNAKKRAAEDVHVAATEGKMFGKCFRLRATGGSSSSLDSSSSSSCASESARESKEPGLRFQASRCSSDVVMLGEMMFGSVAMSYKGSTLKIHQIRSPPQLMLSKVFTARTGGSVYGSLNTLQDSLEFIAQDGGNAVLRPDQNTGLLGNLGFSQVCGPRRAFSEQGPLRLIKSASFFSGHSHPVDMPGRGPCDEPDSGIARSASLSSLLITPFPSPGSSLTSSCASSYQRRWRRSQTTSLENGVFPRWSAEESFNMSDESGGQGLGRKKKIAIGVIFTLSSDPEENGRFQDFFFSHFPLFESHVNKLKSAIEQAMKMSRRSADASQRAMAYSRMVDGLIEFRMTICDLYSMPRVAEPVWLSMMSGASEKNHLCSLFMREFSSLVEQASKNQFLAALLTAVLTNHLAWVPTVMPNGQPPIKVFLEKHSSPCVDMLAKTHPYNPLWAQLGDLYGTIGSPVRLARTVAVGRRQELVQRLLYVLTYFIRCSELLETHMLDSAEDEAIVMPGSLITTSLRKGEVEESDYVLVTVHKPAGDYLAEEEEEEESAPPDAPGEDAPPSSSGQTGSEGHRGKEPEARPQTPPTPVGDPPLGSSPEKKPPDKRAPPPPAKVTFLIGDSTSPESDTESRRRRVEEDMEKHRKLRLVDPPPRLQRVSGKLPPWKPEAPDDGHFDECFCREEPPESGTADRAAGRRRDAGGDPLRPPGDGEEPGRKAAPPDDWEIPRNESSDSALGDSESEETEDWQEEVTVPFPGSKLVENYSKPTVANFGRSLFGGYCPTYVPDFVLHGMPADDKLRQSLAAELAHAVQHPVLDEPIAEAVCIVADTDKWTVQVASSQRRATDPGKLGKEVLVSSLVSGLLHSTQQLYKLNMSPNFCIMHLEDRLQEIYFKSKMLAEYLKGQKRVHVKELGMVLGIESSDLPLLAAVASTHSPYVAQILL, from the exons ATGCCTCCGACTCTGTTTCAGAAACTTTTCAACAAGAGGAGCGCCTTTTCGCCACCTCCGCAGCGATGTAACAAAGACGAGCCAGCTTTCAG CTGGCCCATTCCTCAGCTGGAGCCCGCTCACATCCGGCTGATCGTGTACCAGGACTGCGAGAGGCGGGGCCGCAACGTCCTCTTTGACTCCAACGCCAAGAAGAGGGCCGCCGAGGACGTCCACGTTGCC GCCACGGAGGGTAAAATGTTTGGCAAATGCTTCCGGCTCCGAGCCACGGGTGGCAGCAGCAGCTCCCTGGAcagctcgtcgtcgtcgtcctgcGCCTCGGAAAGCGCCAGAGAAAGCAAAGAGCCGGGCCTCCGTTTCCAG GCTTCCAGGTGCTCGTCCGACGTGGTCATGTTGGGGGAGATGATGTTTGGCTCGGTGGCCATGAGCTACAAAGGTTCCACGCTGAAAATCCACCAAATTAG GTCGCCGCCCCAGCTCATGTTGAGCAAGGTGTTCACGGCCAGGACGGGAGGCAGCGTCTACGGCAGCCTCAACAC GTTACAGGACAGTCTGGAGTTCATCGCGCAGGACGGGGGCAACGCCGTCCTGCGGCCCGATCAAAACACGGGGCTCCTGGGGAACCTAG GATTTTCTCAAGTGTGCGGCCCTCGACGGGCCTTCTCGGAACAGGGCCCGCTGCGTCTCATCAAGAGCGCATCTTTCTTTTCAG GCCACAGTCACCCCGTGGACATGCCGGGGCGAGGGCCGTGCGACGAGCCAGACAGCGGCATCGCCCGTTCAG CGTCCCTGAGCAGCCTCCTGATCACGCCCTTCCCGTCGCCCGGCTCTTCGCTGACCAGCAGCTGCGCCTCCAGCTACCAGCGGCGCTGGCGGCGAAGCCAGACCACCAGCCTGGAGAACGGCGTCTTCCCGCGCTG GTCGGCGGAGGAGAGCTTCAACATGTCGGACGAGAGCGGCGGGCAGGGCCTGGGCCGCAAGAAGAAGATCGCCATCGGCGTCATCTTCACGCTGTCGTCCGACCCCGAGGAGAACGGGCGCTTCCAGGACTTTTTCTTCTCGCACTTTCCCCTCTTTGAAAGCCACGTGAACAAGCTCAAGAGCGCCATCGAACAG GCCATGAAGATGAGCCGACGGTCAGCCGACGCCAGCCAGAGGGCCATGGCTTACAGCCGGATGGTGGACGGCCTCATTGAATTTCG GATGACCATATGCGACCTGTACAGCATGCCCCGCGTGGCCGAGCCGGTGTGGCTGAGCATGATGTCGGGCGCCTCGGAAAAGAACCACCTGTGCAGCCTCTTCATGCGAGAGTTTTCCTCGCTGGTGGAGCAGGCCTCCAAGAACCA GTTCCTGGCGGCCTTGCTGACGGCCGTCCTGACCAACCACCTGGCCTGGGTGCCCACGGTCATGCCCAACGGCCAGCCGCCCATCAAGGTCTTCCTGGAGAAGCACTCGTCGCCGTGCGTGGACATGCTGGCCAAGACGCACCCCTACAACCCGCTGTGGGCGCAGCTGG GCGACCTGTACGGCACCATCGGCTCTCCGGTGCGCCTGGCCCGGACGGTGGCGGTGGGCCGTCGGCAGGAGCTGGTGCAACGCCTCCTCTACGTGCTCACCTACTTCATCCGCTGCTCCGAGCTGCTGGAGACGCACATGCTGGACAGCGCCGAGGACGAGGCCATCGTCATGCCCGGCTCGCTCATCACCACCTCCTTGCGCAAGGGCGAGGTGGAGGAGTCGGACTACGTCCTGGTCACCGTGCACAAGCCCGCCGGCGACTACTTggccgaggaggaggaggaggaggagtccgCTCCGCCGGACGCGCCCGGGGAGGACGCCCCGCCGTCGTCTTCGGGGCAAACCGGCTCGGAAGGCCACCGGGGGAAGGAGCCCGAGGCCCGGCCCCAGACGCCGCCCACTCCCGTCGGGGACCCGCCGCTGGGCTCCTCCCCGGAGAAGAAGCCGCCGGATAAAAGGGCCCCGCCGCCTCCCGCCAAGGTCACCTTCCTCATCGGGGACTCCACCTCGCCCGAGTCGGACACGGAGAGTCGGCGGCGGAGGGTGGAGGAGGACATGGAGAAGCACAGGAAGCTCCGCCTTGTCGATCCGCCGCCCCGCCTGCAGCGGGTGTCCGGCAAGCTCCCCCCGTGGAAGCCCGAGGCGCCGGACGACGGACACTTTGACGAGTGCTTCTGCCGGGAGGAGCCGCCGGAGTCCGGGACGGCGGACCGGGCGGCCGGGCGCCGACGGGACGCCGGCGGAGACCCGCTCCGTCCCCCGGGGGATGGCGAGGAGCCCGGGCGTAAGGCGGCGCCCCCGGACGACTGGGAGATTCCGCGAAACGAGAGCTCGGACAGCGCGCTGGGCGACAGCGAGAGCGAGGAGACGGAGGACTGGCAGGAGGAGGTGACGGTGCCCTTCCCCGG CTCCAAGCTGGTGGAAAACTACTCCAAGCCGACCGTGGCCAACTTTGGCCGTTCCCTTTTCGGAGGCTACTGTCCCACCTACGTCCCGGACTTTGTCCTGCACGGCATGCCCGCCGACGACAAGTTGCGGCAGAGCCTCGCCGCCGAACTGGCGCACGCCGTCCAG CATCCGGTCCTGGACGAGCCCATCGCCGAGGCCGTGTGCATCGTGGCCGACACGGACAAGTGGACGGTGCAGGTGGCCAGCAGCCAGAGGAGAGCCACCGACCCCGGCAAGCTGGGCAAGGAGGTGCTGGTGTCCAGCCTGGTGTCGGGACTGCTGCACTCCACTCAGCAGCTGTACAAGCTCAACATGTCCCCCAACTTT TGCATCATGCACCTGGAGGACCGACTGCAGGAGATCTACTTCAAGAGCAAGATGTTAGCAGAGTACCTGAAGGGCCAAAAGCGAGTCCACGTCAAAGAACTCGGCATGGTTTTAGG AATCGAATCCAGCGACCTCCCGCTCCTAGCCGCCGTGGCCAGCACTCACTCACCCTACGTGGCCCAGATTCTGCTGTGA
- the fnip1 gene encoding folliculin-interacting protein 1 isoform X2 translates to MKRHCVKADRTFKLPPFRRPGPSSQVKPHHHVANCIWPMTTTTTTTTTSSSFSPLVAQVTLGQARSNPVETGITVTRLPKKPSGSPDHVDWESSASLSNPETFSPSDGPEDAGLRWSEVKNSTLVSSGHKRIGTYQPVDLTPILGSSLGKKCPVFSDTTTTAILVNTECQNSDRGVCQSRLDNSKGKSLKSAHARRRITYKKLTSSQIAPVTKREGSPETPASQKKKEEEEEVKFFHFDDSSSQQEFLRKNRKRWPIPQLEPAHIRLIVYQDCERRGRNVLFDSNAKKRAAEDVHVAATEGKMFGKCFRLRATGGSSSSLDSSSSSSCASESARESKEPGLRFQASRCSSDVVMLGEMMFGSVAMSYKGSTLKIHQIRSPPQLMLSKVFTARTGGSVYGSLNTLQDSLEFIAQDGGNAVLRPDQNTGLLGNLGFSQVCGPRRAFSEQGPLRLIKSASFFSGHSHPVDMPGRGPCDEPDSGIARSASLSSLLITPFPSPGSSLTSSCASSYQRRWRRSQTTSLENGVFPRWSAEESFNMSDESGGQGLGRKKKIAIGVIFTLSSDPEENGRFQDFFFSHFPLFESHVNKLKSAIEQAMKMSRRSADASQRAMAYSRMVDGLIEFRMTICDLYSMPRVAEPVWLSMMSGASEKNHLCSLFMREFSSLVEQASKNQFLAALLTAVLTNHLAWVPTVMPNGQPPIKVFLEKHSSPCVDMLAKTHPYNPLWAQLGDLYGTIGSPVRLARTVAVGRRQELVQRLLYVLTYFIRCSELLETHMLDSAEDEAIVMPGSLITTSLRKGEVEESDYVLVTVHKPAGDYLAEEEEEEESAPPDAPGEDAPPSSSGQTGSEGHRGKEPEARPQTPPTPVGDPPLGSSPEKKPPDKRAPPPPAKVTFLIGDSTSPESDTESRRRRVEEDMEKHRKLRLVDPPPRLQRVSGKLPPWKPEAPDDGHFDECFCREEPPESGTADRAAGRRRDAGGDPLRPPGDGEEPGRKAAPPDDWEIPRNESSDSALGDSESEETEDWQEEVTVPFPGSKLVENYSKPTVANFGRSLFGGYCPTYVPDFVLHGMPADDKLRQSLAAELAHAVQHPVLDEPIAEAVCIVADTDKWTVQVASSQRRATDPGKLGKEVLVSSLVSGLLHSTQQLYKLNMSPNFCIMHLEDRLQEIYFKSKMLAEYLKGQKRVHVKELGMVLGIESSDLPLLAAVASTHSPYVAQILL, encoded by the exons ATGAAGCGTCACTGTGTCAAAGCAGACAGGACTTTCAAGCTCCCTCCGTTCCGGCGACCGG GGCCCTCCTCGCAAGTTAAACCCCATCATCACGTTGCCAACTGCATCTGGCCgatgacgacaacaacaacaacaacgacaacatCCTCCTCATTTTCACCATTAGTTGCACAGGTGACTTTGGGTCAGGCGAGGTCCAACCCAGTTGAGACTGGGATAACGGTGACACGGCTTCCCAAGAAGCCGAGTGGCTCCCCGGACCACGTTGACTGGGAATCCTCCGCCAGCCTTTCTAACCCGGAGACTTTCAGCCCTTCCGATGGACCCGAG GACGCCGGTCTCCGGTGGTCCGAGGTGAAGAACTCCACCCTGGTGTCCAGTGGCCACAAGCGTATCGGCACGTACCAGCCCGTCGACCTGACGCCCATCCTGG ggagctctttggggaaaaaatgtccaGTGTTTTCAGACACCACCACCACTGCCATTTTGGTCAACACAGAGTGCCAAAATAG TGATCGGGGCGTGTGTCAATCTCGTCTGG ACAACTCAAAGGGCAAGTCCCTTAAG TCTGCCCATGCCAGGAGGCGCATCACATACAAGAAGTTGACTAGCTCTCAAATTGCTCCGGTCACTAAACGGGAGGGCTCCCCGGAGACACCGGCTTCCcaaaagaagaaggaggaggaggaggaggtcaaGTTTTTCCACTTTGATGACAGCTCTTCCCAGCAGGAGTTCTTGAGGAAAAATCGAAAGCG CTGGCCCATTCCTCAGCTGGAGCCCGCTCACATCCGGCTGATCGTGTACCAGGACTGCGAGAGGCGGGGCCGCAACGTCCTCTTTGACTCCAACGCCAAGAAGAGGGCCGCCGAGGACGTCCACGTTGCC GCCACGGAGGGTAAAATGTTTGGCAAATGCTTCCGGCTCCGAGCCACGGGTGGCAGCAGCAGCTCCCTGGAcagctcgtcgtcgtcgtcctgcGCCTCGGAAAGCGCCAGAGAAAGCAAAGAGCCGGGCCTCCGTTTCCAG GCTTCCAGGTGCTCGTCCGACGTGGTCATGTTGGGGGAGATGATGTTTGGCTCGGTGGCCATGAGCTACAAAGGTTCCACGCTGAAAATCCACCAAATTAG GTCGCCGCCCCAGCTCATGTTGAGCAAGGTGTTCACGGCCAGGACGGGAGGCAGCGTCTACGGCAGCCTCAACAC GTTACAGGACAGTCTGGAGTTCATCGCGCAGGACGGGGGCAACGCCGTCCTGCGGCCCGATCAAAACACGGGGCTCCTGGGGAACCTAG GATTTTCTCAAGTGTGCGGCCCTCGACGGGCCTTCTCGGAACAGGGCCCGCTGCGTCTCATCAAGAGCGCATCTTTCTTTTCAG GCCACAGTCACCCCGTGGACATGCCGGGGCGAGGGCCGTGCGACGAGCCAGACAGCGGCATCGCCCGTTCAG CGTCCCTGAGCAGCCTCCTGATCACGCCCTTCCCGTCGCCCGGCTCTTCGCTGACCAGCAGCTGCGCCTCCAGCTACCAGCGGCGCTGGCGGCGAAGCCAGACCACCAGCCTGGAGAACGGCGTCTTCCCGCGCTG GTCGGCGGAGGAGAGCTTCAACATGTCGGACGAGAGCGGCGGGCAGGGCCTGGGCCGCAAGAAGAAGATCGCCATCGGCGTCATCTTCACGCTGTCGTCCGACCCCGAGGAGAACGGGCGCTTCCAGGACTTTTTCTTCTCGCACTTTCCCCTCTTTGAAAGCCACGTGAACAAGCTCAAGAGCGCCATCGAACAG GCCATGAAGATGAGCCGACGGTCAGCCGACGCCAGCCAGAGGGCCATGGCTTACAGCCGGATGGTGGACGGCCTCATTGAATTTCG GATGACCATATGCGACCTGTACAGCATGCCCCGCGTGGCCGAGCCGGTGTGGCTGAGCATGATGTCGGGCGCCTCGGAAAAGAACCACCTGTGCAGCCTCTTCATGCGAGAGTTTTCCTCGCTGGTGGAGCAGGCCTCCAAGAACCA GTTCCTGGCGGCCTTGCTGACGGCCGTCCTGACCAACCACCTGGCCTGGGTGCCCACGGTCATGCCCAACGGCCAGCCGCCCATCAAGGTCTTCCTGGAGAAGCACTCGTCGCCGTGCGTGGACATGCTGGCCAAGACGCACCCCTACAACCCGCTGTGGGCGCAGCTGG GCGACCTGTACGGCACCATCGGCTCTCCGGTGCGCCTGGCCCGGACGGTGGCGGTGGGCCGTCGGCAGGAGCTGGTGCAACGCCTCCTCTACGTGCTCACCTACTTCATCCGCTGCTCCGAGCTGCTGGAGACGCACATGCTGGACAGCGCCGAGGACGAGGCCATCGTCATGCCCGGCTCGCTCATCACCACCTCCTTGCGCAAGGGCGAGGTGGAGGAGTCGGACTACGTCCTGGTCACCGTGCACAAGCCCGCCGGCGACTACTTggccgaggaggaggaggaggaggagtccgCTCCGCCGGACGCGCCCGGGGAGGACGCCCCGCCGTCGTCTTCGGGGCAAACCGGCTCGGAAGGCCACCGGGGGAAGGAGCCCGAGGCCCGGCCCCAGACGCCGCCCACTCCCGTCGGGGACCCGCCGCTGGGCTCCTCCCCGGAGAAGAAGCCGCCGGATAAAAGGGCCCCGCCGCCTCCCGCCAAGGTCACCTTCCTCATCGGGGACTCCACCTCGCCCGAGTCGGACACGGAGAGTCGGCGGCGGAGGGTGGAGGAGGACATGGAGAAGCACAGGAAGCTCCGCCTTGTCGATCCGCCGCCCCGCCTGCAGCGGGTGTCCGGCAAGCTCCCCCCGTGGAAGCCCGAGGCGCCGGACGACGGACACTTTGACGAGTGCTTCTGCCGGGAGGAGCCGCCGGAGTCCGGGACGGCGGACCGGGCGGCCGGGCGCCGACGGGACGCCGGCGGAGACCCGCTCCGTCCCCCGGGGGATGGCGAGGAGCCCGGGCGTAAGGCGGCGCCCCCGGACGACTGGGAGATTCCGCGAAACGAGAGCTCGGACAGCGCGCTGGGCGACAGCGAGAGCGAGGAGACGGAGGACTGGCAGGAGGAGGTGACGGTGCCCTTCCCCGG CTCCAAGCTGGTGGAAAACTACTCCAAGCCGACCGTGGCCAACTTTGGCCGTTCCCTTTTCGGAGGCTACTGTCCCACCTACGTCCCGGACTTTGTCCTGCACGGCATGCCCGCCGACGACAAGTTGCGGCAGAGCCTCGCCGCCGAACTGGCGCACGCCGTCCAG CATCCGGTCCTGGACGAGCCCATCGCCGAGGCCGTGTGCATCGTGGCCGACACGGACAAGTGGACGGTGCAGGTGGCCAGCAGCCAGAGGAGAGCCACCGACCCCGGCAAGCTGGGCAAGGAGGTGCTGGTGTCCAGCCTGGTGTCGGGACTGCTGCACTCCACTCAGCAGCTGTACAAGCTCAACATGTCCCCCAACTTT TGCATCATGCACCTGGAGGACCGACTGCAGGAGATCTACTTCAAGAGCAAGATGTTAGCAGAGTACCTGAAGGGCCAAAAGCGAGTCCACGTCAAAGAACTCGGCATGGTTTTAGG AATCGAATCCAGCGACCTCCCGCTCCTAGCCGCCGTGGCCAGCACTCACTCACCCTACGTGGCCCAGATTCTGCTGTGA
- the fnip1 gene encoding folliculin-interacting protein 1 isoform X4: MKRHCVKADRTFKLPPFRRPVAQVTLGQARSNPVETGITVTRLPKKPSGSPDHVDWESSASLSNPETFSPSDGPEDAGLRWSEVKNSTLVSSGHKRIGTYQPVDLTPILGSSLGKKCPVFSDTTTTAILVNTECQNSGTFCDKCHPFDPLSMIAFQSTDNSKGKSLKSAHARRRITYKKLTSSQIAPVTKREGSPETPASQKKKEEEEEVKFFHFDDSSSQQEFLRKNRKRWPIPQLEPAHIRLIVYQDCERRGRNVLFDSNAKKRAAEDVHVAATEGKMFGKCFRLRATGGSSSSLDSSSSSSCASESARESKEPGLRFQASRCSSDVVMLGEMMFGSVAMSYKGSTLKIHQIRSPPQLMLSKVFTARTGGSVYGSLNTLQDSLEFIAQDGGNAVLRPDQNTGLLGNLGFSQVCGPRRAFSEQGPLRLIKSASFFSGHSHPVDMPGRGPCDEPDSGIARSASLSSLLITPFPSPGSSLTSSCASSYQRRWRRSQTTSLENGVFPRWSAEESFNMSDESGGQGLGRKKKIAIGVIFTLSSDPEENGRFQDFFFSHFPLFESHVNKLKSAIEQAMKMSRRSADASQRAMAYSRMVDGLIEFRMTICDLYSMPRVAEPVWLSMMSGASEKNHLCSLFMREFSSLVEQASKNQFLAALLTAVLTNHLAWVPTVMPNGQPPIKVFLEKHSSPCVDMLAKTHPYNPLWAQLGDLYGTIGSPVRLARTVAVGRRQELVQRLLYVLTYFIRCSELLETHMLDSAEDEAIVMPGSLITTSLRKGEVEESDYVLVTVHKPAGDYLAEEEEEEESAPPDAPGEDAPPSSSGQTGSEGHRGKEPEARPQTPPTPVGDPPLGSSPEKKPPDKRAPPPPAKVTFLIGDSTSPESDTESRRRRVEEDMEKHRKLRLVDPPPRLQRVSGKLPPWKPEAPDDGHFDECFCREEPPESGTADRAAGRRRDAGGDPLRPPGDGEEPGRKAAPPDDWEIPRNESSDSALGDSESEETEDWQEEVTVPFPGSKLVENYSKPTVANFGRSLFGGYCPTYVPDFVLHGMPADDKLRQSLAAELAHAVQHPVLDEPIAEAVCIVADTDKWTVQVASSQRRATDPGKLGKEVLVSSLVSGLLHSTQQLYKLNMSPNFCIMHLEDRLQEIYFKSKMLAEYLKGQKRVHVKELGMVLGIESSDLPLLAAVASTHSPYVAQILL; encoded by the exons ATGAAGCGTCACTGTGTCAAAGCAGACAGGACTTTCAAGCTCCCTCCGTTCCGGCGACCGG TTGCACAGGTGACTTTGGGTCAGGCGAGGTCCAACCCAGTTGAGACTGGGATAACGGTGACACGGCTTCCCAAGAAGCCGAGTGGCTCCCCGGACCACGTTGACTGGGAATCCTCCGCCAGCCTTTCTAACCCGGAGACTTTCAGCCCTTCCGATGGACCCGAG GACGCCGGTCTCCGGTGGTCCGAGGTGAAGAACTCCACCCTGGTGTCCAGTGGCCACAAGCGTATCGGCACGTACCAGCCCGTCGACCTGACGCCCATCCTGG ggagctctttggggaaaaaatgtccaGTGTTTTCAGACACCACCACCACTGCCATTTTGGTCAACACAGAGTGCCAAAATAG CGGTACATTTTGTGACAAGTGCCATCCCTTTGACCCCTTGTCTATGATTGCCTTCCAATCTACAGACAACTCAAAGGGCAAGTCCCTTAAG TCTGCCCATGCCAGGAGGCGCATCACATACAAGAAGTTGACTAGCTCTCAAATTGCTCCGGTCACTAAACGGGAGGGCTCCCCGGAGACACCGGCTTCCcaaaagaagaaggaggaggaggaggaggtcaaGTTTTTCCACTTTGATGACAGCTCTTCCCAGCAGGAGTTCTTGAGGAAAAATCGAAAGCG CTGGCCCATTCCTCAGCTGGAGCCCGCTCACATCCGGCTGATCGTGTACCAGGACTGCGAGAGGCGGGGCCGCAACGTCCTCTTTGACTCCAACGCCAAGAAGAGGGCCGCCGAGGACGTCCACGTTGCC GCCACGGAGGGTAAAATGTTTGGCAAATGCTTCCGGCTCCGAGCCACGGGTGGCAGCAGCAGCTCCCTGGAcagctcgtcgtcgtcgtcctgcGCCTCGGAAAGCGCCAGAGAAAGCAAAGAGCCGGGCCTCCGTTTCCAG GCTTCCAGGTGCTCGTCCGACGTGGTCATGTTGGGGGAGATGATGTTTGGCTCGGTGGCCATGAGCTACAAAGGTTCCACGCTGAAAATCCACCAAATTAG GTCGCCGCCCCAGCTCATGTTGAGCAAGGTGTTCACGGCCAGGACGGGAGGCAGCGTCTACGGCAGCCTCAACAC GTTACAGGACAGTCTGGAGTTCATCGCGCAGGACGGGGGCAACGCCGTCCTGCGGCCCGATCAAAACACGGGGCTCCTGGGGAACCTAG GATTTTCTCAAGTGTGCGGCCCTCGACGGGCCTTCTCGGAACAGGGCCCGCTGCGTCTCATCAAGAGCGCATCTTTCTTTTCAG GCCACAGTCACCCCGTGGACATGCCGGGGCGAGGGCCGTGCGACGAGCCAGACAGCGGCATCGCCCGTTCAG CGTCCCTGAGCAGCCTCCTGATCACGCCCTTCCCGTCGCCCGGCTCTTCGCTGACCAGCAGCTGCGCCTCCAGCTACCAGCGGCGCTGGCGGCGAAGCCAGACCACCAGCCTGGAGAACGGCGTCTTCCCGCGCTG GTCGGCGGAGGAGAGCTTCAACATGTCGGACGAGAGCGGCGGGCAGGGCCTGGGCCGCAAGAAGAAGATCGCCATCGGCGTCATCTTCACGCTGTCGTCCGACCCCGAGGAGAACGGGCGCTTCCAGGACTTTTTCTTCTCGCACTTTCCCCTCTTTGAAAGCCACGTGAACAAGCTCAAGAGCGCCATCGAACAG GCCATGAAGATGAGCCGACGGTCAGCCGACGCCAGCCAGAGGGCCATGGCTTACAGCCGGATGGTGGACGGCCTCATTGAATTTCG GATGACCATATGCGACCTGTACAGCATGCCCCGCGTGGCCGAGCCGGTGTGGCTGAGCATGATGTCGGGCGCCTCGGAAAAGAACCACCTGTGCAGCCTCTTCATGCGAGAGTTTTCCTCGCTGGTGGAGCAGGCCTCCAAGAACCA GTTCCTGGCGGCCTTGCTGACGGCCGTCCTGACCAACCACCTGGCCTGGGTGCCCACGGTCATGCCCAACGGCCAGCCGCCCATCAAGGTCTTCCTGGAGAAGCACTCGTCGCCGTGCGTGGACATGCTGGCCAAGACGCACCCCTACAACCCGCTGTGGGCGCAGCTGG GCGACCTGTACGGCACCATCGGCTCTCCGGTGCGCCTGGCCCGGACGGTGGCGGTGGGCCGTCGGCAGGAGCTGGTGCAACGCCTCCTCTACGTGCTCACCTACTTCATCCGCTGCTCCGAGCTGCTGGAGACGCACATGCTGGACAGCGCCGAGGACGAGGCCATCGTCATGCCCGGCTCGCTCATCACCACCTCCTTGCGCAAGGGCGAGGTGGAGGAGTCGGACTACGTCCTGGTCACCGTGCACAAGCCCGCCGGCGACTACTTggccgaggaggaggaggaggaggagtccgCTCCGCCGGACGCGCCCGGGGAGGACGCCCCGCCGTCGTCTTCGGGGCAAACCGGCTCGGAAGGCCACCGGGGGAAGGAGCCCGAGGCCCGGCCCCAGACGCCGCCCACTCCCGTCGGGGACCCGCCGCTGGGCTCCTCCCCGGAGAAGAAGCCGCCGGATAAAAGGGCCCCGCCGCCTCCCGCCAAGGTCACCTTCCTCATCGGGGACTCCACCTCGCCCGAGTCGGACACGGAGAGTCGGCGGCGGAGGGTGGAGGAGGACATGGAGAAGCACAGGAAGCTCCGCCTTGTCGATCCGCCGCCCCGCCTGCAGCGGGTGTCCGGCAAGCTCCCCCCGTGGAAGCCCGAGGCGCCGGACGACGGACACTTTGACGAGTGCTTCTGCCGGGAGGAGCCGCCGGAGTCCGGGACGGCGGACCGGGCGGCCGGGCGCCGACGGGACGCCGGCGGAGACCCGCTCCGTCCCCCGGGGGATGGCGAGGAGCCCGGGCGTAAGGCGGCGCCCCCGGACGACTGGGAGATTCCGCGAAACGAGAGCTCGGACAGCGCGCTGGGCGACAGCGAGAGCGAGGAGACGGAGGACTGGCAGGAGGAGGTGACGGTGCCCTTCCCCGG CTCCAAGCTGGTGGAAAACTACTCCAAGCCGACCGTGGCCAACTTTGGCCGTTCCCTTTTCGGAGGCTACTGTCCCACCTACGTCCCGGACTTTGTCCTGCACGGCATGCCCGCCGACGACAAGTTGCGGCAGAGCCTCGCCGCCGAACTGGCGCACGCCGTCCAG CATCCGGTCCTGGACGAGCCCATCGCCGAGGCCGTGTGCATCGTGGCCGACACGGACAAGTGGACGGTGCAGGTGGCCAGCAGCCAGAGGAGAGCCACCGACCCCGGCAAGCTGGGCAAGGAGGTGCTGGTGTCCAGCCTGGTGTCGGGACTGCTGCACTCCACTCAGCAGCTGTACAAGCTCAACATGTCCCCCAACTTT TGCATCATGCACCTGGAGGACCGACTGCAGGAGATCTACTTCAAGAGCAAGATGTTAGCAGAGTACCTGAAGGGCCAAAAGCGAGTCCACGTCAAAGAACTCGGCATGGTTTTAGG AATCGAATCCAGCGACCTCCCGCTCCTAGCCGCCGTGGCCAGCACTCACTCACCCTACGTGGCCCAGATTCTGCTGTGA